In Negativicutes bacterium, a single window of DNA contains:
- a CDS encoding GNAT family N-acetyltransferase codes for MSQYVIRRISDTDRPKMSEFLQEHWGASKNVHSKGVLQTDTLPGFIVYQDGFIVGLITYDIRGEECELVTINSLLNKVGLGSSLLRSMEDAAREAGCKRIWLITTNDNVEALRFYQKRGFEFSNLYLNTIEPLRKLKPEIPLVGQDGILIKHELELQKLL; via the coding sequence TTGAGCCAATATGTAATTCGTCGCATTTCCGATACAGACCGTCCGAAGATGTCTGAATTTCTTCAGGAACATTGGGGTGCCAGTAAAAATGTGCATTCCAAAGGAGTACTGCAAACTGACACACTGCCCGGATTTATTGTCTACCAGGATGGTTTCATCGTCGGCCTGATTACCTACGATATTCGCGGGGAAGAGTGCGAATTGGTTACCATCAATTCGCTGCTCAATAAAGTAGGCTTGGGCTCTTCGCTGCTGCGCAGTATGGAAGATGCCGCCAGAGAAGCCGGCTGCAAACGTATTTGGCTGATCACCACGAATGATAATGTTGAAGCATTGCGCTTTTATCAAAAACGCGGTTTTGAGTTCTCTAATTTATATCTGAATACGATCGAGCCTTTACGGAAGCTGAAACCGGAAATACCTCTGGTTGGACAGGACGGCATTTTAATCAAACACGAACTCGAACTGCAGAAATTGCTGTAG
- the msrA gene encoding peptide-methionine (S)-S-oxide reductase MsrA translates to MNEQIKTATFAGGCFWCMVLPFDCYEGVLQVISGYTGGFLANPTYQEVRAQKSGHLEAIRLTYDERVISYPELLAIYWQQIDPTDEGGQFSDRGSSYRTAIFYHDESQRLAAEQSKADLAASGKFQKPIVTRILPAETFYPAEDYHQDYARRETEKYHADKAVEERKAFLQETWKKQ, encoded by the coding sequence ATGAACGAACAGATAAAAACAGCAACCTTTGCCGGCGGTTGTTTCTGGTGTATGGTTTTGCCTTTTGACTGTTACGAAGGCGTTTTACAGGTAATTTCCGGTTATACCGGCGGGTTTTTAGCCAATCCAACCTATCAGGAAGTTCGGGCGCAAAAGAGCGGGCATCTGGAAGCGATCCGCCTGACCTATGACGAGCGGGTCATTTCTTACCCCGAATTGTTAGCCATCTATTGGCAGCAAATTGATCCCACCGATGAGGGCGGTCAATTCAGCGACCGGGGCAGCTCGTATCGCACCGCTATTTTCTATCATGATGAAAGCCAGCGTTTGGCGGCGGAACAATCCAAAGCGGACTTGGCTGCTTCCGGTAAGTTTCAGAAACCGATCGTGACCCGTATTTTACCGGCTGAAACTTTTTATCCGGCGGAAGATTACCATCAGGATTATGCGCGCCGTGAAACCGAAAAATATCATGCTGACAAAGCGGTAGAGGAACGTAAAGCATTTTTACAGGAAACCTGGAAAAAACAGTGA
- a CDS encoding DUF6323 family protein: MAVELSLVNSALLQKQAVNEILGLNQVTRQYGLTLSQSQAVELVETRALALRQTGRIEIGGGVIDKMISAFADSPFLTSYNYAETLNDFIELFYYFKNETLEQVSDDDLIRYMSKAFNGVCQGSLELLAGRELVRMAHNIRFGLAVDYEEKEQAEEEEQNGVR; this comes from the coding sequence TTGGCCGTTGAACTGAGTCTAGTTAATTCTGCCCTGTTACAAAAACAAGCAGTCAATGAAATTTTGGGATTGAACCAGGTCACCCGTCAGTATGGCTTGACTTTGAGCCAAAGCCAGGCGGTTGAATTGGTAGAAACCCGTGCCCTGGCGCTGCGGCAAACCGGACGGATTGAAATCGGCGGCGGTGTCATCGATAAAATGATCAGCGCCTTTGCCGATTCTCCCTTCCTGACCAGCTATAATTATGCGGAAACGCTCAATGATTTTATCGAGTTGTTTTATTATTTTAAAAACGAAACACTGGAACAGGTCAGTGACGATGATTTAATCCGTTACATGAGCAAAGCATTTAACGGTGTCTGCCAGGGTTCACTTGAATTATTGGCCGGACGGGAATTGGTCAGAATGGCACACAATATCCGGTTCGGTCTGGCTGTGGATTACGAGGAAAAAGAGCAGGCGGAAGAGGAGGAACAGAATGGAGTACGCTGA
- a CDS encoding YlmH/Sll1252 family protein, with translation MTEDDTLLMKRFTELAHRAFRRDTGLYTDFLNRAEQEVLLRTAFDQNSAAFTLMGGYAAAERKVACFGMFAPEDAPSIAPVACICIAPCSQKFADQLSHRDFLGSVLALGLKREVLGDIIIHENCGYLFCLASIADYIIAELKQVKHTTVRCSLTAAPDFINQIPDPSQIVIASERLDAMVAAVYHLSRSESQQLFAKGMVSVNSRVCENTSATPAAGSIVSVRSFGRFLYDGIEQETRKGRLRVSVRIFS, from the coding sequence ATGACAGAAGACGATACTCTCTTGATGAAAAGATTTACGGAGCTGGCTCACCGCGCCTTTCGGCGTGACACCGGCCTCTATACCGATTTTTTAAACCGCGCCGAGCAAGAAGTGCTGCTTCGGACCGCGTTTGATCAAAATTCGGCTGCCTTTACCTTAATGGGTGGTTATGCTGCCGCCGAACGAAAAGTTGCCTGTTTTGGCATGTTTGCACCGGAAGACGCGCCTTCGATTGCACCGGTTGCCTGTATCTGCATTGCCCCTTGTTCACAGAAATTTGCGGATCAACTCAGTCACCGGGATTTCCTCGGCTCTGTTCTGGCCCTGGGTTTAAAACGAGAAGTCTTAGGAGATATCATCATTCATGAAAACTGTGGCTATCTCTTCTGCCTTGCCTCGATTGCAGATTACATCATCGCAGAATTAAAACAAGTAAAACACACTACGGTTCGCTGTTCACTGACTGCGGCGCCTGATTTTATCAATCAAATCCCCGATCCCAGTCAAATTGTCATCGCCTCCGAACGTCTGGATGCCATGGTTGCTGCGGTCTACCACCTCTCCCGCAGCGAGAGTCAGCAACTTTTTGCCAAAGGGATGGTCTCTGTCAACAGCCGTGTCTGCGAAAATACCAGTGCGACACCGGCGGCAGGCAGCATCGTTTCGGTACGGAGCTTTGGCCGCTTTCTCTACGATGGAATCGAGCAGGAAACCCGGAAAGGCCGGCTGCGGGTCAGCGTGCGAATCTTTTCCTGA
- a CDS encoding aldo/keto reductase encodes MQYRQDKSGKDISILGYGCMRFSKNRLGGIDLAKTEREIMAAVAAGVNYFDTAYVYPGSEAALGEILQKNQCRDSVKIATKLPHYLVKSRDSMEKHFQEQLNRLRTDHIDYYLMHMLTDVNTWQRLTAIGAAEWIAEKKASGQIGQIGFSYHGNSTMFLQLLDAYDWDFCQIQYNYIDEFSQAGKQGLQAANRKAIPVIIMEPLRGGRLVGLLPAEAKAVFAAESRKRSPAEWALRWLWDQAEVTCVLSGMNSLEMVTENLRVAAEARPGEFTEKEFQLIEQVKTIINSRTKVGCTGCGYCMPCPQGVDIPGTFRCWNAMYTENKQSGRNDYLMSTVLRAKASGASHCIGCGKCEPHCPQAIPIRKELKNAAADLETIRYKAAEKAVSWFRLW; translated from the coding sequence GTGCAGTACCGGCAGGATAAAAGCGGCAAAGATATTTCGATACTGGGTTATGGCTGTATGCGGTTCAGCAAGAATCGCCTGGGCGGGATTGACCTCGCCAAGACGGAGCGGGAGATCATGGCGGCTGTTGCCGCCGGGGTTAATTATTTTGATACGGCTTACGTTTATCCGGGCAGTGAAGCGGCGCTGGGAGAGATCCTGCAGAAAAATCAGTGCCGGGACAGCGTGAAGATTGCCACGAAATTACCGCATTATCTGGTGAAGTCGCGTGACAGCATGGAAAAACATTTTCAGGAACAATTGAACCGTTTACGCACGGATCATATTGATTATTACCTGATGCATATGCTGACGGATGTAAATACTTGGCAGCGGTTAACCGCCATTGGCGCCGCCGAGTGGATTGCAGAAAAGAAAGCCAGCGGCCAGATCGGGCAGATTGGTTTTTCTTATCACGGCAATTCCACGATGTTTTTACAGCTGCTGGATGCTTATGATTGGGATTTTTGTCAAATCCAATATAACTATATCGACGAATTCAGCCAGGCCGGCAAACAAGGATTGCAGGCTGCAAACCGAAAAGCAATTCCGGTGATCATTATGGAACCGCTGCGCGGCGGCCGCCTGGTTGGTTTGCTGCCGGCAGAAGCGAAGGCTGTTTTTGCTGCGGAGAGCAGAAAACGCAGCCCGGCGGAATGGGCCTTGCGCTGGTTGTGGGATCAGGCCGAAGTAACTTGCGTCTTGTCCGGTATGAATTCCCTGGAGATGGTGACGGAAAATCTGCGGGTCGCTGCAGAAGCGCGGCCGGGCGAGTTTACGGAAAAAGAGTTTCAGCTGATCGAGCAGGTAAAAACCATCATCAACAGCCGGACCAAAGTCGGCTGCACCGGCTGCGGCTATTGCATGCCTTGTCCGCAGGGAGTGGATATACCGGGAACCTTTCGCTGTTGGAATGCAATGTATACGGAAAATAAACAGAGCGGCAGAAACGATTATCTGATGAGTACTGTCCTGCGGGCCAAAGCCAGCGGCGCGTCTCATTGCATTGGCTGCGGCAAATGCGAACCGCACTGTCCGCAGGCGATTCCCATCCGTAAGGAACTGAAAAATGCCGCCGCGGATCTGGAAACAATCCGCTATAAGGCGGCCGAAAAAGCGGTCTCTTGGTTTCGGCTTTGGTAA
- a CDS encoding AAA family ATPase, giving the protein MLKGTLGAGKTTTGRALQQLLPGCVFLDGDRCWDMRPFVVDAKTKKMVEQNIDYRLNIFLHGSVCQNVFFCWAMHEQAILDSLPAALNPADQRVYRVKP; this is encoded by the coding sequence CTGCTCAAGGGTACGCTGGGCGCCGGCAAAACGACGACCGGCAGAGCGCTGCAGCAATTGCTGCCGGGTTGTGTTTTTTTGGATGGCGACCGGTGCTGGGATATGCGGCCTTTTGTGGTCGATGCAAAAACAAAAAAGATGGTTGAACAGAATATTGATTATCGGCTGAATATTTTCCTGCACGGCTCTGTCTGCCAGAATGTGTTTTTTTGTTGGGCCATGCACGAACAGGCAATTTTGGATTCTCTGCCGGCAGCATTGAATCCGGCTGATCAGCGGGTTTATCGAGTAAAGCCGTAA
- a CDS encoding DUF554 domain-containing protein — MIGFGTMVNAAAVIVGGVLGLFLKGGLRQRFQDILMQALGLATVFIGVSGALKGMLVLENGIITTTGTMMMVLSLVLGALLGEWIDLDSATERFAGWLKRRTKAENDSYFIDGFVATSLTICVGAMAIVGSLEDGLTGNASMLYTKAILDGIITLIFASAYGKGAIFAVLPLVALQGSITAFAQLLQPILTEQTIANFSFVGSMLIFCVGCNLLFKTRIKVANLLPALLMVIVCGFFPL; from the coding sequence ATGATTGGTTTCGGTACAATGGTCAATGCGGCGGCAGTTATCGTCGGAGGAGTATTGGGTTTATTTTTGAAAGGAGGTCTCAGGCAGCGTTTCCAGGATATCCTGATGCAGGCTCTGGGATTGGCGACAGTTTTTATTGGTGTTTCCGGCGCCTTGAAAGGGATGCTGGTGCTTGAGAATGGGATCATTACTACAACCGGAACGATGATGATGGTCCTGTCGCTGGTTCTGGGTGCCCTGCTTGGAGAATGGATTGATCTTGACAGTGCGACGGAACGCTTTGCCGGCTGGTTAAAGCGCAGGACAAAAGCAGAAAATGATTCTTACTTTATTGATGGTTTTGTCGCCACCTCTTTGACGATCTGTGTGGGAGCCATGGCGATTGTTGGTTCCCTGGAGGATGGTTTGACCGGGAACGCCTCGATGCTTTATACGAAAGCGATTCTGGATGGCATTATCACCCTGATTTTTGCCTCTGCCTATGGCAAAGGTGCAATCTTTGCCGTGCTGCCGCTGGTTGCGCTGCAGGGCAGTATTACTGCCTTTGCGCAGCTGCTGCAGCCGATCTTAACGGAGCAAACGATTGCAAATTTTTCCTTTGTTGGTTCCATGCTGATCTTTTGTGTCGGCTGCAATTTGTTGTTTAAAACCAGGATCAAAGTAGCGAATTTATTGCCGGCTTTATTGATGGTTATAGTCTGCGGGTTTTTCCCATTGTAA
- a CDS encoding DUF6179 domain-containing protein: MEYAERQDDRIPANPKTAFYLQNLLNEASRRQILSDAEIEKVQMALLNLLAAKITSYTRDRSSSVRLETAETLMQSNLYTIGLYLKSLPGPMQAMQALRQTEVTELYRLGRKRLNAKISVTNHFYQMLKQNKIETKLAIYQAAVLEEIPQALRLYQPDYMAHEIPAAPDYPLAHSPLHLAGIEYLQDYVQSLYYENAFCACFSAADLQALCLANDPTYEDTVFNLFQLVYLTAIGCELSHLNFRQLRIKKVELESLAAFLLQQTEEQIILLGNDASQQVIRQLNLGDRALIQYLEDQLPALLKEIRLAAKGGALEQLFRTAEEPTKTERQVFSFGDKMEDAAYRAVLEELHSCRYLSDKLAIIREKFRSLSDLDDFILDGNLTERETLAVLQTLEPIEIAALVKRHCGSADPEAETVSEAEDPFRTVLRQFIAQQSAADRQQLTKMVNSLQIES, encoded by the coding sequence ATGGAGTACGCTGAACGGCAGGATGACAGGATACCGGCAAATCCAAAGACCGCATTCTATCTGCAAAATCTGTTAAACGAAGCCAGTCGCAGGCAAATTCTCAGCGATGCGGAAATAGAAAAAGTGCAAATGGCTTTGCTCAATCTGCTCGCCGCTAAAATCACGAGCTACACGAGGGACCGCAGCAGTTCGGTTCGCCTGGAGACCGCCGAAACTCTGATGCAGTCGAACCTTTATACGATCGGGTTGTATCTGAAATCGTTGCCCGGTCCGATGCAAGCGATGCAGGCGCTGCGGCAAACTGAGGTAACAGAACTCTATCGTCTGGGCAGGAAGCGCCTGAATGCAAAAATCAGCGTGACGAATCATTTCTATCAGATGCTCAAACAAAACAAAATAGAAACAAAACTGGCGATCTATCAGGCTGCTGTGCTGGAGGAAATCCCACAAGCTCTCAGACTCTATCAGCCGGATTACATGGCCCATGAAATTCCTGCCGCCCCGGATTACCCCTTGGCGCACTCGCCTCTCCATTTGGCAGGAATTGAGTATTTGCAGGATTATGTGCAGTCGCTTTATTATGAAAATGCGTTTTGCGCTTGCTTTTCTGCTGCCGATCTGCAGGCTTTGTGTTTGGCGAATGATCCAACCTATGAAGATACTGTATTTAATCTCTTTCAACTCGTTTATCTCACCGCGATTGGCTGTGAACTGTCTCATCTGAATTTCAGGCAGCTGAGAATAAAGAAAGTTGAGCTGGAAAGCTTAGCCGCTTTCTTGCTGCAGCAAACTGAGGAGCAAATCATCTTGCTCGGCAACGATGCCAGTCAGCAAGTGATCCGACAGTTGAATCTGGGGGACCGCGCACTGATCCAATATCTGGAGGATCAACTGCCGGCTCTGCTCAAAGAGATTCGCTTGGCTGCGAAAGGCGGCGCTCTTGAACAGCTCTTCCGCACAGCCGAAGAGCCTACGAAAACAGAGCGGCAGGTCTTCTCTTTTGGTGATAAAATGGAGGATGCCGCATACAGGGCTGTGTTGGAAGAACTGCATTCCTGCCGCTATTTATCGGATAAATTGGCCATCATTCGGGAAAAATTCCGATCCTTAAGCGATCTGGATGATTTCATACTGGATGGTAATCTGACGGAGCGTGAAACGCTTGCGGTGTTACAGACGCTGGAACCAATAGAAATTGCCGCTCTGGTCAAGCGGCACTGTGGCTCGGCCGATCCGGAGGCGGAAACGGTCAGTGAAGCTGAGGATCCGTTCAGAACAGTTTTGCGTCAATTTATCGCGCAGCAATCTGCGGCAGATCGTCAACAGCTGACAAAAATGGTGAATTCCTTACAAATCGAGTCTTGA